CGCCCGGCCGAGATCCGCAAGTAGGTCTTCTTCGTCCTCGATCCCGACCGAAATCCGAACCAGTCCCGGCGTGATGCCGAGCTTCGCGCGGTCCTCCTCGGGGACCGACGCGTGCGTCATCGTCGCCGGGTGGCAGATGAGCGTCTCGACGCCGCCGAGACTCTCGCCGAGCGAGCAGATCTTCACCGCGTCGAGCAGCGCCTTTGCGTTCTCGTAGCTCCCCACGTCGAACGAAATGAGCGCGCCGAAGCCGCGCATCTGTTTCTTCGCGAGCGCGTGCTGCGGGTGCGAGGCGAGTCCCGGATAATAGACGCGCTTCACCTTCCGCTCCGCTTCGAGGAACGCGGCCACCGCGCGGCCGTTCGCCTCGTGCCGGTCCATCCGGACGGCGAGCGTCTTGACCCCGCGCAGCACGAGCCACGAGTCGAACGGCGACAGGATCGCGCCGGCGGAATTCTGGACGAATCCGAGCCACTCGTCGAGCTCCTTCGTCTTCGAGATCGCCGCGCCGCCGACCGAGTCGGAATGGCCGTTCAGGAACTTGGTCGTCGAGTGGACGACGATGTCGGCGCCGAGCTCCAGCGGCCGCTGGAAGTACGGAGTCGCGAACGTGTTGTCGACGACGACGAGCGCCTTCTTCGGCCTGGCGACGGCGACGATCGCCGCGATGTCGCAGAGGGACATCATGGGATTCGTCGGGGTCTCGAGGTGGATGAAGCGGGTGTTGTCGCGGATCGCGCGCCGGACGTTCTCGGGATCGCGCGTGTCGACGAACGAGAACGCGACCCCGAGGTGCGCGAGGATCTTCGAGTACAGGCGGAACGTCCCGCCGTACGTGTTGTCGGAGACGACGACGTGGTCGCCGGCCTTCGCGAACGTCGCGACGGCCGAGATCGCGGCCATTCCCGAGGCGAAGCAGCGGCCGGCCGCGCCGCGTTCGAGCACCGCGAGGTTTTCCTCGAGGGCCCGCCGCGTCGGATTGCCGGTCCGCGCGTACTCGTATCCCTTGTGCCGGCCGAGCTCCGGCTGCACGTACGTCGAAGTCTGGTAGATCGGGACGGATACCGCGCCGGTCGTCGGGTCGGGCTCGTTGCCCGCGTGGATCGCGTCGGTCGAAAACCCGGTCATTCGAAGATTCCCTGCTCGGGATAGCGTTCCGCGGCGTCGGGGAAGAGCGTCACGACCGTCTTTCCGGGCCCGAGGCGGCGGGCGACCTTCCGCGACGCGGCGGCCGCGGCACCCGACGATCCCCCGACGAGCAGGCCTTCCGTCCGGCCGAGCTCGCGGCACGCCTCGAACGCCTCGTCGTCGGGCACCATGATCGCCTCGTCGATCAGCGATCGGTCGAGGATTTCCGGAAAGAACGACAGGCCGACGCCCTCGACCTTGTGGGGACCCGGCTCGCCTCCCTGCAGGATCGAGCCCTGCGGCTCGACCGCGACGCGGAGCAGGCCCGGATGGCGCTCGCCGAGATACCGGGCGCAGCCGATGAAGGTCCCCGTCGAGCCGACCCCGATGACGATCGCGTCGATCTTCCCGTCGCACTGCTCCTCGATCTCGGGGCCGGTCGTGTCGTAGTGGGCGCGCGGATTGACCGGATTCCTGAACTGCTGAGGCATGAAAGCGCCGGGCCGCGACGCGACGATCTCCTCGGCTTTCGCGATCGCGCCCTTCATCCCCTTCGCCGGGTCGGTGCGGACGACGGTGGCGCCGAGCCCCTGCATGACCCTGCACTTCAGGTGCGCGTACCCTTCCGGCACGACGAAAATCGCCGCGTATCCCTTCGTCGCGGCGACCATCGCCAGGCCGACGCCGGTGTTTCCGGAGGTCGGCTCGACGATCGTGCCGCCCGGTTTCAGCACCCCGCGGCGCTCCGCGTCCTCGACCATCGCCTTCGCGATCCGGTCCTTCACGCTGCCGGCGGGGTTGAAGTATTCGAGCTTGGCGCGCAGATCGAGCCCCGGCGCGAACCGCGACAGCCGGACCATCGGCGTGTGCCCGACGAGATCGATGGCGGATTCGAACGTACGCGAGGCGATGGCGGTCGTCATGGGGCGGGCGGAATCGTAACAGGGGGGCCGGGAAAGCGGAAGATCCGCTCTGGAGCGTCTCGCCGGACCGCTCTGCTTCTCGGCCTCAGCAGCGGGCGCCATGAGTGGGATCACGCATCGAATGGCGGATCACGCCGAGGCGCGGCGAGGCGCGAGCCCGACGGCGGGTGACCG
The sequence above is a segment of the Thermoanaerobaculia bacterium genome. Coding sequences within it:
- a CDS encoding PLP-dependent aspartate aminotransferase family protein, with the translated sequence MTGFSTDAIHAGNEPDPTTGAVSVPIYQTSTYVQPELGRHKGYEYARTGNPTRRALEENLAVLERGAAGRCFASGMAAISAVATFAKAGDHVVVSDNTYGGTFRLYSKILAHLGVAFSFVDTRDPENVRRAIRDNTRFIHLETPTNPMMSLCDIAAIVAVARPKKALVVVDNTFATPYFQRPLELGADIVVHSTTKFLNGHSDSVGGAAISKTKELDEWLGFVQNSAGAILSPFDSWLVLRGVKTLAVRMDRHEANGRAVAAFLEAERKVKRVYYPGLASHPQHALAKKQMRGFGALISFDVGSYENAKALLDAVKICSLGESLGGVETLICHPATMTHASVPEEDRAKLGITPGLVRISVGIEDEEDLLADLGRA
- a CDS encoding cysteine synthase family protein, with amino-acid sequence MTTAIASRTFESAIDLVGHTPMVRLSRFAPGLDLRAKLEYFNPAGSVKDRIAKAMVEDAERRGVLKPGGTIVEPTSGNTGVGLAMVAATKGYAAIFVVPEGYAHLKCRVMQGLGATVVRTDPAKGMKGAIAKAEEIVASRPGAFMPQQFRNPVNPRAHYDTTGPEIEEQCDGKIDAIVIGVGSTGTFIGCARYLGERHPGLLRVAVEPQGSILQGGEPGPHKVEGVGLSFFPEILDRSLIDEAIMVPDDEAFEACRELGRTEGLLVGGSSGAAAAASRKVARRLGPGKTVVTLFPDAAERYPEQGIFE